The following nucleotide sequence is from Corylus avellana chromosome ca7, CavTom2PMs-1.0.
AAAACAGGTCCTCTGGATGAAACCCATGTCAGCACAGTTGTTAAAGGCACTTTTGGTTATCTTGATCCTGAGTATTTTAAGACCCAACAGTTAACAGAAAAATCGGATGTGTACTCATTTGGCGTAGTTCTTCTTGAGGTGCTATGTGCAAGGCCCCCAATAGATCCAACGCTTCAAAGGGAGCAGGTGAATTTAGCAGAATGGGCAATGATATGCAAGAAGAAAGGGTTGCTTGAAGAGATTGTTGATCCCTCAGTGAAGGGTCAGATTGATCCCAACTCCCTAAGAAAATTTATTGAGACAACAGAGAAATGCTTACAAGATTGTGGTGCTGATCGGCCCAACATGGCTGACGTTCTATGGGACTTGGAATATGCATTACAGCTTCAGCAAAATGCAATGCGGAGCGAGCCACACGAGGACAGCATAACCAATTCCTCAGCAGCATTCGTGATGCCCAGTGTTCAGAGGTTTCCTTCAATTAGCATGTCGTTTGAGAGAGATGATACGCCTATTCTTATGGATGATGGCTCCTACGTCAAAGCAAGTGAAGTTTTCTCCCAGATGAGAATTGATGATGCCAGATAATGATATTTGGTTGTTGAGGTCTAGTAACCAAATATGTCAGGTATGCCTACTTTGTTTCCTCCCAATTCACAAACTAGATTTGCCTGCTACTTCTGGTTGCCAGTGCAGGGGAAACTCCCTGCCCTATGCCCAGACCATAAGTAAAGTGGGAGAAgtagaaatttataataaaatgtatGAAAGATAAGGCAGATTTTGTGATGTCTAAGAACATTCACATTGACCTGTTCAATGTTTCTCTAAATTtgactcaaaatatatatatatatttttaatctagTTAGCCACTTTTAAAAACCACTAAAATCAAACtatctaaatatttttctactttaactaattttttttttttttttatggggtAAATACTAAATAACCCCCTGggtttcacttaatttttttttttcttttttcctttaaggtttattttttatcacaggagatccTTCTGattttgataaaagatcaaattCGTTATTCcgtccattgaccgttagttgacctaacggAACTCCACGTAGACCAATTAGAAGTTGACATTTGGCATAACAcccaattaaatttttatttttaaaattaaaaaatttggaggTGGCCGAGCCGAGTCACCTCCttgtggccgaaaccacccccagtacccactgggggtggctgaaaccatcaagacacccccaatttttttattttttttatgaaaaatatagttttttaattttttaattttaatttttttaaaaaaataaaaattttaattaggtgCCGCAtcatcactgatgacgtggccacttatACCAAATGTCAGCTTCTAATTGGTCCACATGGAATTCCGTTAGGTCAACTAATGGTCAATTGATAGAATAATgaatttggtcttttatcaaaacgAGAAgaacctcatgtgataaaaaataaactctatggaggaaaaaaaaaaaaaaaaattaagtgaaaccCTAAGAAGTTATTTAGTATTTACCcctttttttattgataaaaccAACTTTGATGCACAGCTGGTATGGATTTCGATGCCCAACTACTTTCATACCAAAACCCTAGAAGCTAAAACCATTTATGAAATGACGAACCCTAGAAATAATCATGGATATGAAAACTAATCTCAGTTCTTccgaacaaaattcaaagagGGAAATAGAACCTAAGATTCCTAATTATTCATGGCATAATATGTGTACCGGGCATGAgatggagaagatgaagaagaagaaaaatagaagaacaaCCTCTGCCGAGTATACATTCCTTGAGACGCTTGGTCCGTCGCGTTTAGCTTCAAATCCACAAGGCATGAACGCAGAGAAGATGAACCAACGAAATGGGGATCGAGTGGCGCAATGTAGGAaccaaataatatttaaaaaattaaaacaaacaaaaaactaaaaatctccATTTCTAGATAAATTTTACAATATACATCATTTaacaaactttttatttaatggtgaatttaacTTTTTGTCAGTAACTTTTTGTATGTAAACAGTCGAATTGAAAGgtgaaagttatttattttttaatattcttttgattttttttttccttttcaactAAAATAAGTTTTTAATGCATGAATCTAAAAGTTggtttcattaataaaataaagttaaaatagataaatatttatagagatggatgcttagtgattttaaaaagggACTAGCTAAATTTGAAGAGTTCAttgtaaatacttttttttttttttgacatactgTAAATACTTAATGCTCTTTGAAGTTGGAGATTAAGACTAACATAAGTTAAATTTAACcgtaaatataaaatttgttaaataatgtattttgtgagtttcattaaaattttagagaaaagctAAAAGTAGGGAGTTTAATGTGAATGCATCAATAGGGCCCGAATATATGGGTGATTATGTATTCTTTGTGGGTGATTAAGAAGTGATCATTTCAGTTTTGCAACAAACCCCCGCATTATATCATCAATCACTTCTTTCATCGGTACTCATATGAGAAATGTATCTTGAGATGAGCCAGTTAGGCAAAAGGATGGAACaaaattttcctaaatttatcctaatttttatatcttttcgcctattattattattattattattattattattattattttgaattgtcTTTTTGCCTAAATGACTCCtatctatttcatttaaaattgaattaaatGGAAAGGTCCATTTTCCTAATTATGAGTGTGCATCATGAAAGTTATGGCAACATCTCATCACATATAATTGTACCATAATAATTTGAAGATGTGCTGTCTCCTCAAATagcgcattttcacccctaaaagAGAAATGTTGTATCATATATATCCCAGTTGCGACGTAGCCAAAACTTTAATAAAATAGTAACCTACACACAACTACACAAGGGCAGTCACGTAAATAATCagagcagaaaaagaaaaaaatatatagtaaaaGTCTACGTACTCTTCAAATTATTATCCAATTCGCAATGCAATCCAAATTCGCAATGCAATCCAAACTTTTAACTTGAACAATGTCTCGCaaactacccaaaaaaaaattgtgggtacACCAAATGAGCTCATCATCATCCCTCTCCGAATCCTACTCATTGCACCAATATGGATTGTATCTAGCTAATTCTCTTCTCATTGTCGAACACCTTTTGGACTCACTGCACAAATAAATTTGATGTGAAATATTAAtgattgtttaaaaatttgacatgtcataATATTTAGCTTCTATTTGTCAAATATTTTAAGCAATCCTGGCTAGTAATTATATATGTGTCATATGGTACCATAAATAGTAATGATTGTTTAATATTTAATGCATGTCATAATTTTAGCTAGATTGGTCTTTAAtgggtaactcaatcgactgtgaatcacgcctaatgaagcggaggtcactagttcgaattcttcatccccttcccttgtgtagacatgtcccaaaaaaaatataaaaaatcaagcTAGATTGCCGcttgtcacaattaaaaaactataccattatgttttttatatatataagcattttAGGTATacactaaaaaatatttgttagcATTTTAAACGGTCATCTAAATTATTCTCTTGAAGGATTATGCTTTTATATGTATATGATGAGCCAATCCGCTCAAAACTCAAGATACAATTAggctgattttttttaaactaaaataaatagaaaatttaCTCCACCGCCGAATGCAAATACTCGTgttcagcatttttttttttttttaacatgtccgcacaagaagggtGAGCGAAATTCGAATTAATAACTTCCGCTTTATTAGACGTGATTCTAACCAATTAAGCTACATCTTGAGAACTCGTGTCTCGTGTTCAGCTTTCATGCTCCATCCAGTCGCATCCGTTGAACTATTGTTGGAGTTTTATGGCAGTAATATAACATTCAATCCCTTGTCCTCCAAACTGGCTACCGGAATTACAGGCTACTATGGCCATTCTCTTTCTGACCTGACACAAAAAAGACATCTAAGGCTCCGTTTGATAAACAATTTTGCCATGATTTTGGCACAAAATTATTCAtcccacttttttatttttttaacattttcttactttttacatcacatcaataattttttgttactattcaaataaaaaaatcactacaaaacaaattttttttatttttctatactaaacattattactttttcacttctttttttttttaaaaaaaaagacattcttactttttttttcacattaattaatttttgatataatATCCAACTAAAACCCAAACAAAATCGTTTTTCAAGAATGCTTTCTGGCACTTCAAACCTTCTAAATTAAATGCCTTCACTAACTTATGAGTTGAAAATTCATCATGGATCGGTGGTCTATAATTCAACTCGAAAAGTCTACTGGAAGACCTATCCTGAGTCTTTCTCCTACAAGGTTTTTGTCTTCATTTAAGGACCACAATTATCAGATAAGCATTGCCGTGACTGAAAGTAAGCAAAGTTTTCTCCGCCATATTCATGGAAAAGCTTCAGCTCCACAACACCCATATCCCCCTAtttgctcttcttctttttctcctccacTTTTCATCCCTTCACTTTCTGTCTTTGGCTTACACTCCCCCAAATAAGTACTTCATCAATTGTGGTTCAGCTTCCAACGTGAACGCCGCCCTCCGGAATTTCGTTGGGGACTCGAATTCCAGTGGCTTGATTTCAGCTTCCGTTTCCCTCTCAGGGACAAGCAGCACCATGAAAGACAGCAACCAGTCCTCAGGTGCATCATCTCTCTATCAGACAGCAAGAATTTTCAGACAGAACTCTGCTTATGAGTTCAGCATCGAAGACGCTGGTACCTATTTTGTACGCCTCCACTTCTTTGCTTTCTCCTCCCCAACTACTCCGACTGATCTCTCCACAGCTCTTTTTGACGTGTGGACTTATGGGTTTAATTTCACTCCCAAAAGCTATAGCAACTCCCCTATAATAGAGGAATTCTTACTTACCATCAATCCTGGAAAATTCAAAGTGTATTTTGTTCCTCGAGAATCATCTTTTGCATTTATAAATGCCATAGAAGTCTTCCTTGCCCCTCCAGATCTCATCTCTGACGAAGCCCCGCTAATGCATGTTGGTCCTGCAGGAAAACGTAACCATAATTACAGGGGTGTGCTCTCTAATAGTTTACTGAGCATTTACAGGATCAACGTTGGAGGCCCTGCACTCACACCAGATAATGAATCGCTATGGAGAAACTGGGTTCCGGACGATGGATATATAAAAAATCCAGGCGCTGCAGTCGATCGCCCATTACACTCCGGTAGGCCTAATTACCAGAGAAATATCACTGAATTCATTGCCCCAGATCTGGTCTACCAGACTGCAAAACAGATGAATATAAATAATAGCAGTCAATCCAATCTTTCCAACATAACATGGTCTTTTAATGTGAGTAAGAGTGCTGCACATCTCGTTCGAGTTCACTTCTGCGACATTATTAGTACATCACTTGCCACTCTGAAATTCAATCTTTATATTTATCGTAACTTCGGTTTGAAGATTGATTCCTACGACTATGCTGACTATTTAGCTGTTCCTTTTTATGTCGATTTGGTGGTTGATTCTGATGAATCTGGACTTATGAATATCAGTATAGGCTCTCGGGATGATTCTGATCAGAGAACTGCCTATTTGAATGGGCTGGAAATAAAGGAGATACTGAATAATTCAGGTTCAGTTCCTTTAGTAAGGGCGCACAAGAATAACCATGTTTTTCTTGTGGTTGGTTCAGTTATTGGAGGGTTGGTTCTAATCTGCATTTTAGTTGTACTCTTTTTGGTTTTCAAAAGCAGGAAGCCGAATTCTGGCGAAAATTCAAACTGGTCACCCGTAGTACTTGTATTTGGAGGAGGGAGTTCTCACAGCAGGGGAACAAGAAATGGCTCCCTTGGGTCCAATCTGAATCTTGGGTTGAAGATGCCTTTTGCTGAaattcaatttgtgacaaacAACTTCAATAAGAAATCACTGATTGGTAAGGGTGGTTTTGGGATCGTCTATAGTGGAACTTTAAGGGATGGCAGGAAAGTTGCTGTGAAACGGAGTGAGCCAGGGTCAAACCAAGGCCTTCCAGAATTCCATACAGAGATCATGGTTCTGTCCAAAATTCGACACCGCAATCTTGTTCAATTGATTGGGTATTGTGACGACAGGTCTGAGATGATTCTTGTCTACGAGTTCATGGAAAACGGGACTTTAAGGGAACATCTATACGCTTCAGATAAGCCTCCTTTGTCTTGGAAGCAAAGGCTTGAAATTTGCATTGGTGCAGCAAGGGGTCTTCAATACCTCCACAAAGGTTCAGCAGGGGGCACCATACACCGTGATGTTAAGTCCACCAACATCTTGCTTAATGAAAATCTTGTCGCTAAAGTTGCCGACTTTGGCCTTTCGAAAACAGGTCCTCTGGATGAAACCCATGTCAGCACAGTTGTTAAAGGCACTTTTGGTTATCTTGATCCCGAGTACTTTAAGTCCCAGCAGTTAACAGAAAAATCTGATGTATACTCATTTGGGGTAGTTCTTCTTGAGGTGCTATGTGCAAGGCCCCCAATAGATCCAGTGCTTCAAAGGGAGCAGGTGAATCTAGCTGAATGGGCAATGATATGCAAGAAGAAAGGGTTGCTTGAAGAGATTGTTGATCCTTCAGTGAAAGATCAGATTGATCCCAGCTCCCTAAGAAAATTTATTGAGACAGCAGAGAAATGCTTACAAGATTGCGGTGCTGATCGGCCCAACATGGCTGATGTTCTATGGGACTTGGACTATGCATTACAGCTTCAGCAAAATGCAATGCGGAGAGAGCCACACGAGGACAGCACAACTAATTCCTCGGTAGCATTCGTGATGCCCAATGTTCAGCGGTTTCCTTCAATTAGCATGTCGTTTGAGAGAGATGATACGCCTATGCTTATGGATGATGGCTCCCACGTCAAAGCAAGTGAAGTTTTCTCCCAGATGAGAATTGATGATGCTAGATAATGATGTTTGTAGactctatttgttttttgatatgTATTATCACTACTTCTAATTGTAAAGATGTGTTGTAATTTGCACTGCTTTTCCCTGGCTTTGTTTAGCCAGTATTGTTTATCAGAAAAAGGTGTTATATTCAGGCGGCTATAAATCGTGTGTATCTATTATAACGTTGTTTTGATCATAAGATTAGAGATTGCCTTTTcaaaaaaactttgaaaaatcAGACCAACAAAGTGACATATTTGTCTCtgtttataataaaattaatggtGAATGAAACACGCTAACTCAACGAAAATATACGAGTGATGGACGCCacagtgccaaaaaaaaaaaaaacatttctcttgTTTAAACCAAAATTTAGAGCGGAAGGTGTTGAGTATTGGGCTTGTTGTATGGGGTTTGCTTGTTACTCACCTGAATGCCAATGGACATATTCATTGTGTTGTGTTGGTATGTACCTAATTCAGAAAAATCactcttaatattttttattttgtaaagaaacaacaaaaggtaaaaagaaaaaaaaatccatcgcCAAACAAAACCTCTATATAAGGGTACCGACATACATGGAAATGGTACATTCCTATAAGATTCTTTTTCCACTCTTCCCTCCCCTTCCTCTCTAATTCTTTTCACTTCTTAAaaagtagatttgattgatgtgagagaaaaaagtaaaaatgttttgtataaaaaaagttataaattttgttttgttttgatttttttatttgaatagtaataaaaagttattaatttaatgtaaaaagtaagaatattatagttgattttgagagtaattttttagaattttgggTCCGGTCCAGCctactcctttgccaaacacagctgGAGATGAACCACAATTTCAGCACCTGGAGCAATTAATGTAAACTTTAGGGTCTCTTTtgatgtgtttttaaaaattgttttgaacataattgtaagaaatttcttagaaaccaatttttaaaaataacatgtctTTGAcatatgagaaatatatatattttttaataacatgtgtttttcactttttttttttaatagctttaGAAACATATATcgcttttaaaatttaatttgtatgaaatttttacaaactaattTATAGAAAGCTTATACCCCGGATCTCAACCCTTTTGAATTGTGTTCAAACATTTCATATCCTGCAATTTTATTTAGAACTAACAGTTAAACCCCATTGATGTGACTTCATAAACTGTACCAATTCAAAATTGATTTCTATCATGGTCTTGACCTTTTTGGTAATCTCAACTTCGGTGCATCTGACAACATCATGCAATGTTTTGTAGtccaaattttaataaaatgacaaaattatctttactaaaataaaaaaaatatatatatatattaaaatttatttattttttaaaattttaagggtatttttgtcttattaaaaattttagatgggtaattttgtcattttgctattATTaaagggtacattgtcattgttttgatagtttggaggatAAGTTGTCATACTTAATAGTTTGAGAGGTAAATTCTTATTAGGGTGACTGTTTGAGAGGATTAAGTGAACtctacctctttttttttttttttctccaaaagcAATTTAGCTGATAATTACAAATGGGCCAAATGGACAGCCCAAATTgtgaccaaagaaaaaaaaaaagtgtacctTGGGTACCTGCTTGAGAGACCCAACCACCCAACTATCCCATTGCCAATTTGCCAGCCCCAAGGCCCCCAAATGGCCGAATCAACCATCGGCCCATACCGGCCATACAATTCCCTTGGGCCTTGGTCTAGGAATTGATTCGGCCAGCCCAACCAAGCCaccctcttttattttattttagtttaatttatagcCTAAGGCAAATTTTTTGTTAGGTCCTGAAAATCGTcggaataataataaataaagcgGTGGATTTAagaatttatcttaaaaaagacataaataaaataataaaaatataatgaagttGTGACCTGTAAAAGGAGGCTCAGTGCTCAGATAAGAGAACTTTCATCATATGATTCACAGAATAGAATCACGGCGTAGTAGTAGCCAGCAGCAATgaacaagcacaaaaaaaaaaaaatttgtgatagTCTAGTAGGTAAGAAGTAGTGTAAAACACCATCTCTTTCGCTTTACTCTAATTTTTGAGCTGAAATTTGAACTGGACTGAATTTTTTAGGGGTAAAAGTGTCAAAGATATAAAATTTGGCTTTATTGTATAGAAGCTAGTAGAAAatttgggcaaaaaaaaaaattagcgcCCGCCCTGggagcagatttttttttttaattccttatGAGTTATGGGGGGTAGTTGCGGTGAATAAAGCTCTGCCCTACCGCTACGTCTACTGCAATCTGCACCCTTGAGTACGTTAACGCGTTCTGCCACAGACATGAGATTCAACTATTCCACCATCCAAAATAAAGGTTCCAGGTCTTCTTCCAAAAGTCAAaatctgtttatatatatatatatataattaaataatgaaatatatttttttattagcttaaataattatttatcatGATTTCAAAGTAAAAATTCTCAATTCGAACTTGATTCGATAACATACtccaatttcaatttaattaaatattttgaaagattttatttttcaaatatggaGATGCCGTagatttgataaaaatattacaaaaatgaTAGAAGGGCAAGCATATTGATTATTGGACAAAATgatgatgaaataaaatatgattaTCAACCCCTCTTGCTCCAAACTGGCTACCGGGCCAGTGACTGCTATAGCTATTCTCTTCCGTGCACAAAAAGATTTAATGCTTTTTGGACAGTTGAAACTTCCCTTTACAAGATGTTTTTGGCTTGCAGCCTATTGAAACCTCCAAATTATCCTCAACCGTATGCACACGGTTGTTGAATACAAAAGGGTTTTTAACTCGAAAATGGGATCAGACTTTTCGCATTGGAAAATTATGATGGTCCATCATTCAACTACAAAGTCCACTAGCAGACCTGACCAAGCATGAGTCTTTCTCCTACAATGTTTCTGTCTTCATTTAAGGTCCACAATTATCAGATAAGCGTTGCCGTGACTGAAAGTAAGCAACGTTTTCTCCGCCATATTCATGGAAAAGCTTCAGCTCCACAACACCCATATCCCCCTAtttgctcttcttctttttctcatcCACTTTTCATCCCTTCAGTTTCTGTCTTTGGCGTACACTCCCCCAACTAAGTACTTCATCAATTGTGGTTCAGCTTCCAACGTGAACGCTAACCTCCGGAATTTCGTTGGGGACTCGAATTCCAGTGACTTGATTTCGGCTTCCGTTTCCCGCTCAGGGAAAGGCAGCACCGTGAAAGACAGCAACGAGTC
It contains:
- the LOC132186734 gene encoding probable receptor-like protein kinase At5g24010, translating into MEKLQLHNTHIPLFALLLFLLHFSSLHFLSLAYTPPNKYFINCGSASNVNAALRNFVGDSNSSGLISASVSLSGTSSTMKDSNQSSGASSLYQTARIFRQNSAYEFSIEDAGTYFVRLHFFAFSSPTTPTDLSTALFDVWTYGFNFTPKSYSNSPIIEEFLLTINPGKFKVYFVPRESSFAFINAIEVFLAPPDLISDEAPLMHVGPAGKRNHNYRGVLSNSLLSIYRINVGGPALTPDNESLWRNWVPDDGYIKNPGAAVDRPLHSGRPNYQRNITEFIAPDLVYQTAKQMNINNSSQSNLSNITWSFNVSKSAAHLVRVHFCDIISTSLATLKFNLYIYRNFGLKIDSYDYADYLAVPFYVDLVVDSDESGLMNISIGSRDDSDQRTAYLNGLEIKEILNNSGSVPLVRAHKNNHVFLVVGSVIGGLVLICILVVLFLVFKSRKPNSGENSNWSPVVLVFGGGSSHSRGTRNGSLGSNLNLGLKMPFAEIQFVTNNFNKKSLIGKGGFGIVYSGTLRDGRKVAVKRSEPGSNQGLPEFHTEIMVLSKIRHRNLVQLIGYCDDRSEMILVYEFMENGTLREHLYASDKPPLSWKQRLEICIGAARGLQYLHKGSAGGTIHRDVKSTNILLNENLVAKVADFGLSKTGPLDETHVSTVVKGTFGYLDPEYFKSQQLTEKSDVYSFGVVLLEVLCARPPIDPVLQREQVNLAEWAMICKKKGLLEEIVDPSVKDQIDPSSLRKFIETAEKCLQDCGADRPNMADVLWDLDYALQLQQNAMRREPHEDSTTNSSVAFVMPNVQRFPSISMSFERDDTPMLMDDGSHVKASEVFSQMRIDDAR